The following are from one region of the Gloeomargarita lithophora Alchichica-D10 genome:
- the apcA gene encoding allophycocyanin subunit alpha, whose translation MSIVTKSIVNADAEARYLSPGELDRIKSFVSSGETRLRIAQVLSNNRERIVKEAGQQLFQKRPDVVSPGGNAYGEEMTATCLRDLDYYLRLVTYGIVSGDVTPIEEIGLVGVKEMYNSLGTPIPAVAEGVRAMKGAAGSLMSGEDATEAGFYFDFIVSAMQ comes from the coding sequence ATGAGTATTGTCACCAAATCGATTGTGAATGCTGATGCCGAAGCCCGCTACCTTAGCCCCGGCGAACTCGACCGGATTAAGAGCTTTGTGTCTTCCGGTGAGACGCGTCTGCGGATTGCTCAGGTTCTTTCCAACAACCGGGAACGGATTGTGAAGGAAGCGGGGCAACAACTGTTCCAAAAACGGCCTGACGTGGTGTCCCCCGGTGGGAACGCCTACGGTGAAGAAATGACCGCCACTTGCCTGCGGGACTTGGACTACTACCTGCGTCTGGTGACCTACGGAATCGTTTCCGGCGATGTCACCCCCATCGAAGAAATCGGTCTGGTGGGTGTCAAGGAAATGTACAACTCCCTGGGTACGCCGATTCCGGCGGTGGCCGAAGGGGTACGGGCGATGAAAGGTGCCGCTGGTTCCCTCATGTCCGGCGAAGATGCCACGGAAGCTGGCTTCTACTTTGATTTCATCGTCAGTGCGATGCAGTAG
- a CDS encoding type II secretion system protein: MVSKRFHVQGGFSLIEALVGVAIIGITAALIPPVVTLSVAARAQNQRVEQAVRLAQGHMDLVRLRMERGLAGGSVATFVADVERLAPLTGGASLNDVAAPGATTLRTAAFCDLDNPSTPIGPPCRVDIDGDGQADFGLQAFRIQQQTAPSGQPLSFIFGVRVYPRAVVQGVYAGTLGTRPAQVRLGAPEAASNPLAVQYSRILVPDSTRSLGSICRTLGGDDTNCALVD; this comes from the coding sequence ATGGTATCCAAGCGGTTTCATGTTCAAGGCGGGTTTAGCCTGATCGAGGCTCTGGTGGGGGTTGCCATTATTGGGATCACAGCGGCGTTGATTCCGCCGGTGGTTACTCTATCGGTAGCCGCCCGTGCCCAAAACCAACGGGTGGAGCAGGCGGTGCGGTTGGCGCAAGGACACATGGACTTGGTACGGCTACGCATGGAGCGGGGCTTGGCAGGGGGTTCGGTTGCTACTTTTGTGGCGGATGTGGAGCGGTTGGCTCCCTTGACCGGGGGAGCTTCGTTAAATGATGTGGCAGCCCCAGGGGCAACGACTTTGAGAACCGCCGCTTTCTGTGATTTGGACAATCCCAGCACCCCCATCGGACCGCCTTGCCGGGTGGATATTGACGGGGATGGGCAGGCGGATTTTGGTCTGCAAGCCTTCCGTATCCAACAGCAAACCGCTCCCTCCGGGCAACCCCTTTCTTTTATTTTTGGGGTGCGGGTCTATCCGCGGGCGGTGGTACAGGGGGTTTACGCTGGTACTTTGGGCACTCGTCCCGCCCAGGTACGCCTGGGGGCACCAGAGGCGGCCAGCAATCCCCTAGCGGTGCAGTACAGCCGGATTTTGGTGCCGGATTCGACTCGCTCCTTGGGGAGTATCTGCCGCACCTTGGGGGGTGATGACACCAACTGCGCTTTGGTAGATTAA
- a CDS encoding dienelactone hydrolase family protein, whose translation MEIHTQWVTVPHQTLEIASYLARPTTAGTYPGIVVIQEIFGVNAHIRAVTERIAKLGYVAIAPSIYQRQAPGFETGYTPADVQQGRIYKDQTTGAELLGDVQATIDYLKREFKTSKFGTIGFCFGGHVVYLAATLADVQVTASFYGAGIATMTPGGGEPTIARTKEIHGTIWCFFGTRDPLIPNAETHTIEQELQKQGIDHQIWRYDADHGFFCNERDSYDAPAAADSWEKVQQLFARLRP comes from the coding sequence ATGGAAATTCACACCCAATGGGTCACAGTCCCCCATCAAACTTTAGAAATTGCCAGTTATTTGGCTCGGCCAACGACAGCGGGAACCTATCCTGGAATTGTGGTAATTCAGGAAATTTTTGGGGTGAATGCCCACATTCGGGCGGTCACGGAACGGATTGCCAAGTTGGGCTATGTGGCAATTGCGCCCAGCATTTATCAACGCCAAGCACCGGGGTTTGAGACGGGTTACACGCCCGCAGATGTGCAGCAGGGCAGAATTTACAAAGACCAAACCACAGGGGCGGAATTACTCGGCGATGTTCAGGCTACTATTGATTACTTGAAACGGGAATTTAAGACCTCAAAATTTGGCACCATTGGCTTTTGTTTTGGCGGTCATGTGGTCTATTTGGCGGCGACTTTGGCCGATGTGCAGGTGACGGCTTCCTTTTATGGGGCGGGCATTGCCACCATGACCCCAGGGGGCGGGGAACCCACGATTGCGCGCACAAAAGAGATTCACGGCACCATTTGGTGTTTCTTTGGCACCCGTGACCCGTTGATTCCCAATGCGGAGACGCATACCATTGAACAGGAACTCCAAAAACAGGGCATTGACCATCAGATATGGCGTTACGATGCGGATCACGGGTTTTTTTGCAATGAACGGGATAGCTATGATGCACCAGCGGCGGCGGATAGCTGGGAAAAAGTACAGCAGTTGTTCGCACGGTTGCGCCCATGA
- a CDS encoding phycobilisome linker polypeptide: MRMFKITACVPSQTRIRTQRELQNTFFTKLVPYDSWFKEQQRIQKMGGTIVKVQLATGKPGTNAGLS; the protein is encoded by the coding sequence ATGCGGATGTTCAAAATTACGGCCTGCGTGCCCAGCCAAACCCGGATTCGCACCCAACGGGAATTGCAAAATACCTTTTTCACGAAATTGGTGCCCTACGATAGCTGGTTCAAAGAACAGCAACGGATTCAAAAAATGGGTGGCACCATCGTCAAAGTACAGTTAGCGACTGGCAAACCAGGCACCAATGCGGGTTTAAGCTAA
- the fabD gene encoding ACP S-malonyltransferase, which produces MNKTAWVFPGQGSQAAGMGGDLGAHPLAQQRFEEAQTILDWSVLEVCQPPATDLQQTRYTQPCLYVVETILADLYLEYPPDYLAGHSLGEYVALYRAGVYDFATGLKLVKLRAELMDRISGGKMVALLEPEREQLSVLLAQSTNVVLANDNHPGQVVISGTPDAVDALLGQIQVKRAVPLAVSGAFHSPLMATPAAQLNEYLEHIPFQDAKIPVLSNTEPSPTTDGQLLKQRLLTQMTTGVRWRETLLNLAALGVNRVVELGPGKVLTGLVKRTAPGVALVNISSV; this is translated from the coding sequence ATGAATAAAACGGCGTGGGTGTTTCCGGGGCAGGGTTCCCAAGCGGCGGGGATGGGTGGGGATTTGGGGGCGCATCCCCTGGCACAGCAACGGTTTGAGGAAGCCCAAACAATTCTGGATTGGTCGGTTTTGGAAGTCTGTCAGCCCCCCGCGACGGATTTGCAACAAACTCGCTACACGCAACCTTGTTTGTATGTTGTAGAAACAATTTTGGCGGATTTGTACTTAGAGTATCCGCCGGACTACCTGGCGGGGCATAGTTTGGGGGAATATGTGGCACTTTATCGAGCGGGGGTGTATGACTTTGCCACGGGGCTAAAGCTGGTGAAATTGCGGGCGGAGTTGATGGATCGCATCAGCGGTGGCAAGATGGTTGCTTTACTGGAGCCAGAACGGGAACAATTAAGTGTTTTATTAGCACAAAGTACAAATGTAGTGCTGGCTAATGACAATCATCCGGGGCAGGTGGTGATTTCCGGGACTCCCGATGCGGTAGATGCGCTCTTGGGGCAAATTCAGGTGAAACGGGCGGTGCCCTTGGCGGTGAGCGGGGCGTTCCATTCTCCCCTGATGGCGACCCCGGCGGCACAGTTAAATGAATACCTGGAACATATCCCATTTCAGGATGCTAAAATTCCGGTTTTATCCAATACGGAACCCAGCCCCACCACCGATGGGCAATTGCTGAAACAACGATTGCTGACCCAAATGACAACTGGGGTGCGCTGGCGGGAAACCCTATTGAATTTAGCGGCTTTGGGGGTCAATCGGGTAGTAGAACTAGGGCCGGGGAAGGTGTTGACGGGGTTGGTAAAACGCACAGCGCCGGGGGTGGCATTAGTGAATATCTCATCTGTGTAA
- a CDS encoding prepilin-type N-terminal cleavage/methylation domain-containing protein — translation MIQTNRHNPTNQGFTLVELIVVVAILGVVAAIAAPSWITLLTRQRLYDARGNALDKVREAQSQAIRTARPWEVCFRDVGNIVSVSVQPSDRSNNCANHTSWQPLLDAGANTVAIKTGTPGTTGALGNPTTGYSFRFSGIGDRIGMGAAAQQLVFIPRGQNNGPFYCVISETIVGSMREGTIRSGTMCR, via the coding sequence ATGATACAGACAAATCGGCATAATCCCACCAATCAGGGATTTACCCTCGTGGAGTTGATCGTGGTGGTGGCAATTTTGGGGGTTGTGGCCGCCATTGCCGCCCCCAGTTGGATCACCCTACTCACCCGCCAACGGCTCTACGATGCCCGGGGCAATGCCCTCGATAAGGTGCGGGAAGCCCAAAGCCAAGCTATACGGACGGCTCGCCCCTGGGAAGTCTGTTTCCGGGATGTGGGCAATATCGTCTCGGTGTCGGTGCAACCCAGTGACCGCAGTAACAACTGCGCCAATCATACAAGCTGGCAACCCCTGCTGGATGCTGGAGCAAATACGGTTGCCATCAAAACCGGCACTCCTGGTACAACGGGAGCCCTTGGCAACCCGACTACTGGCTATAGTTTTCGGTTCAGTGGCATTGGGGATCGGATTGGCATGGGAGCCGCCGCTCAGCAGTTGGTGTTTATCCCCCGAGGTCAAAACAACGGGCCATTCTACTGCGTGATCTCAGAAACCATCGTTGGTTCGATGCGGGAGGGGACAATCCGTTCGGGTACCATGTGCCGCTAG
- a CDS encoding PD-(D/E)XK nuclease family protein, translated as MEQSEVISIIQQELPRLIAQDASVRDFVLRTVSEFYINRTEADSKFDRILAELERDRQEQAHKWDEQTRKWDEQTRKWDEALAEIRRLDRQFQSTIGALGSRWGIASETSFRNALAGILTESFSVEVLNLTVYDHEGEVFGRPDQVELDLIIKNGLTIACEIKSSIDKAGMYIFDRKVNFYMRHAQRTINRKIVVSPMVDSRALPVAESLGIEIYSYADAVEGL; from the coding sequence GTGGAACAATCCGAAGTTATTAGTATCATTCAACAGGAATTACCGAGGTTAATTGCCCAAGATGCCTCGGTCAGAGATTTTGTCTTGCGTACTGTATCCGAATTTTATATCAACAGAACCGAAGCCGACAGCAAATTTGACCGTATTTTGGCAGAACTTGAGCGGGATCGGCAAGAGCAAGCCCATAAATGGGACGAACAAACCCGTAAATGGGACGAGCAAACTCGTAAATGGGATGAAGCACTTGCAGAAATTCGTCGTCTCGATAGACAATTTCAGAGTACTATCGGGGCTTTGGGTTCTCGCTGGGGTATTGCTTCTGAAACGAGTTTTCGGAATGCTTTAGCGGGCATTTTGACTGAATCCTTTAGTGTTGAAGTCCTTAACCTAACTGTTTATGACCATGAGGGTGAAGTATTTGGTCGCCCTGATCAGGTCGAGCTTGATCTGATCATTAAAAACGGACTGACCATTGCCTGTGAAATCAAATCTTCCATTGATAAGGCAGGGATGTATATCTTTGACCGTAAAGTAAATTTTTATATGCGTCACGCCCAACGCACAATTAATCGTAAAATTGTTGTCTCACCGATGGTGGACAGTCGTGCCTTGCCCGTAGCTGAATCTCTGGGAATTGAGATTTATAGTTATGCTGATGCGGTTGAAGGGCTATAG
- a CDS encoding Uma2 family endonuclease, which yields MTTTINKTWTDEELLALSSPEHRYELVNNELVDRGLSGAEPGYIACILTMILGGYIRQNKLGMICDASTAFQLNNGNRRSPDISFVGRQRLQGLKRPPQGFFPGSPDLAIEILSPSNTVAEIHDKIADYFANDTRLVWLIHPDEKYVLVYHAPAPEKLLGLTDMLTGEDVILGFTMPVAELFTEWDF from the coding sequence ATGACCACTACCATAAACAAAACCTGGACTGATGAAGAATTACTGGCTTTATCCAGCCCAGAACATCGCTACGAATTGGTCAATAATGAGTTGGTGGATAGGGGACTTTCCGGCGCAGAACCTGGTTATATCGCCTGCATTTTGACCATGATATTAGGGGGATATATTCGCCAAAATAAACTGGGGATGATTTGTGATGCGAGTACCGCATTTCAGTTAAACAATGGCAATCGTCGTTCTCCCGATATTTCCTTTGTAGGTCGCCAGCGATTGCAGGGTTTGAAACGCCCACCCCAGGGATTTTTTCCCGGTTCCCCTGACCTGGCGATTGAAATTTTATCCCCCTCCAATACGGTTGCCGAAATCCATGATAAAATTGCAGACTATTTTGCCAATGATACCCGCCTCGTTTGGTTGATCCATCCCGATGAAAAATATGTTCTGGTTTATCATGCACCCGCGCCTGAGAAATTATTAGGATTAACGGATATGTTAACCGGAGAAGATGTGATTTTGGGCTTTACGATGCCGGTGGCTGAATTGTTTACCGAGTGGGATTTTTGA
- the gyrA gene encoding DNA gyrase subunit A — MTTLQERIIPTDLGSEMSRSYLEYAMSVIVGRALPDARDGLKPVHRRILYAMHDLGLQPNAPYKKCARVVGEVLGKYHPHGDQSVYDALVRMAQDFSMRDTLIDGHGNFGSVDDDPPAAMRYTECRLRALSREALLTDIDADTVDFSANFDGSEQEPTVLPARLPQLLLNGSAGIAVGMATNIPPHNLGELVDGLVALIEHPELSNTELQRYIPGPDFPTGGQILGNDGIREMYHSGRGSITLRGIAQVETVSAPGRAEKEAIIVTQLPFQVNKAALIERIAELVNDKIIEGISDVRDESDRDGMRVVIELKRDALPQVVVNNLYKQTPLQVNFGANMLALVRREPELLTLRRFLEVFLAFREETLQRRTRYYLRKARERDEIVQGLLVALGNIDSIIALIRQAENIEVARQSLITVYELTVNQANAILDMQIRRLTALESEKVHQEHAELTAKIADLSDILERRERRLELMVQELQELKATFATPRRTEIIASSSGSLHDIDLIANEPCIILVTEQGYIKRMAVDTFSCQSRATRGKAGTTMKADDVVALFCSAQTHNHILFFSDRGVVYALRAFQIPIASRTARGVPLVQLLPITLEEKITSILPVTAFSEDEFIVMLTRGGFIKKTALAAFGNIRANGLIAISLEEDDHLGWVRLAKATDSILIGSRAGMAIRFAVDHKQLRPLGRATRGVRAMELRPGDVLVGMDMISPEDERDILVVTMNGYGKRVPAEEFRIQNRSGMGITSTKFRKKGDLVAGLGLIGTDEEILLVTQRGVIIRQAARDISQQSRMATGVRLQRLDTDDAIAAVAAVPPNLGDEEEEAG, encoded by the coding sequence ATGACTACCCTGCAAGAGCGAATTATTCCCACGGATTTGGGCAGTGAAATGTCCCGTTCCTACCTGGAATACGCCATGAGCGTGATCGTGGGGCGGGCTTTGCCGGATGCGAGGGATGGCCTCAAACCGGTTCACCGGCGGATTCTCTACGCCATGCACGACCTGGGTTTGCAACCCAACGCCCCCTACAAAAAGTGCGCCCGGGTGGTGGGGGAAGTGCTGGGTAAGTACCATCCCCACGGGGATCAGTCGGTGTACGATGCGCTGGTGCGGATGGCGCAGGACTTTTCCATGCGGGACACCCTGATTGATGGGCATGGCAATTTTGGTTCCGTGGATGACGACCCCCCGGCGGCCATGCGTTATACGGAATGCCGTCTGCGGGCGTTGAGCCGGGAGGCTCTGCTGACGGATATTGATGCGGACACGGTGGATTTTAGTGCCAACTTTGACGGCTCGGAACAGGAACCAACGGTGCTTCCCGCCCGCCTGCCCCAACTTTTGCTCAATGGTTCGGCGGGGATTGCGGTGGGGATGGCGACCAACATTCCGCCCCACAATCTGGGGGAATTGGTGGATGGCCTGGTTGCCCTGATCGAACATCCTGAGTTAAGTAATACGGAATTGCAACGTTATATTCCTGGGCCGGACTTTCCTACGGGCGGGCAGATTTTGGGCAATGATGGCATCCGGGAAATGTACCACAGCGGGCGGGGTTCGATCACGTTGCGGGGGATTGCCCAGGTTGAAACCGTGAGTGCGCCGGGACGGGCCGAAAAAGAAGCGATTATCGTTACCCAACTGCCTTTTCAGGTGAATAAAGCCGCCCTAATCGAACGGATTGCCGAATTGGTCAACGATAAAATCATCGAAGGAATCAGCGATGTCCGGGATGAAAGTGACCGGGACGGGATGCGGGTGGTGATTGAACTAAAACGGGATGCCCTGCCCCAGGTGGTGGTGAATAATCTTTATAAACAGACCCCCTTGCAGGTGAATTTTGGGGCAAATATGTTGGCTCTGGTGCGCCGGGAACCGGAATTGCTCACCCTGCGGCGATTTTTAGAAGTATTTTTGGCATTTCGGGAAGAAACCCTCCAAAGGCGCACCCGTTATTATCTCCGCAAGGCCAGGGAGCGGGATGAAATTGTCCAGGGTTTGTTGGTGGCCTTGGGCAATATTGATAGCATTATTGCCCTGATTCGCCAAGCGGAAAATATAGAAGTGGCTCGGCAAAGTTTGATCACGGTTTATGAATTGACGGTGAACCAGGCCAATGCCATTTTGGATATGCAAATTCGTCGTTTGACCGCCCTAGAAAGTGAAAAAGTTCACCAAGAACACGCGGAATTGACTGCCAAAATTGCCGACCTCTCCGATATTTTAGAACGCCGGGAACGACGGTTGGAATTGATGGTGCAGGAATTACAGGAATTAAAAGCCACCTTTGCCACGCCCCGTCGCACGGAAATTATTGCCAGTTCTTCGGGAAGTTTGCACGATATTGATTTAATTGCCAACGAACCCTGTATTATTTTGGTCACCGAACAGGGGTATATCAAACGCATGGCGGTGGATACCTTTAGCTGTCAAAGTCGGGCCACCCGGGGCAAGGCGGGCACGACAATGAAAGCCGATGATGTGGTGGCTTTATTTTGCTCGGCTCAGACCCACAATCATATTTTATTTTTCAGCGACCGGGGGGTGGTTTATGCCCTCCGGGCTTTTCAAATTCCGATTGCTTCCCGCACGGCGCGGGGGGTGCCTTTGGTGCAGTTGTTACCGATTACTTTGGAAGAGAAAATTACTTCGATTTTACCGGTGACTGCCTTTAGTGAGGATGAATTTATTGTCATGCTGACCCGGGGGGGATTTATTAAAAAAACCGCCCTGGCTGCCTTTGGCAATATCCGTGCGAATGGCTTAATTGCGATTAGTTTGGAGGAGGACGACCACCTGGGTTGGGTGCGTTTGGCGAAGGCGACGGATAGCATTTTGATCGGTTCGCGGGCGGGGATGGCGATTCGCTTTGCGGTGGATCATAAGCAGTTGCGTCCGTTGGGGCGGGCGACCCGCGGGGTGCGGGCGATGGAACTGCGCCCTGGGGATGTGCTGGTGGGGATGGATATGATTTCCCCGGAGGATGAGCGGGATATTTTGGTGGTGACGATGAATGGTTATGGGAAGCGGGTACCGGCGGAGGAGTTTCGCATCCAAAACCGGAGCGGCATGGGGATTACGTCAACTAAGTTTCGTAAAAAAGGGGATTTGGTGGCGGGATTGGGGCTGATTGGCACCGATGAAGAGATTCTCCTGGTTACCCAACGGGGGGTGATCATCCGGCAGGCGGCGCGGGATATTTCCCAGCAGTCCCGTATGGCGACGGGGGTGCGCCTGCAACGGTTGGATACGGATGATGCCATTGCCGCTGTGGCCGCCGTGCCGCCAAATTTGGGGGATGAGGAGGAAGAGGCGGGTTAA
- a CDS encoding histone deacetylase family protein has translation MVAVIYSDAYLQHQVPYGHPERPARLTAIVNALQAVPWRQHIRWLSPHAQRPVEEYLRWVHTETYLERLGEICAQGGGHLDGDTPVSPESDRIARLALCGWMDGVDWVLAQGETGFVCARPPGHHALPDNGMGFCIFGNAAISALYALKVHNLQRVAILDWDVHHGNGTQAMVETNPHIAFCSLHQEHFYPGTGRPEERGCCNNILNLPVPAHREYSFYEQLLQTQVLPFLRTFAPQLLIISAGYDALASDPLAQMNLQPADYAQMTRMLQTLNCPLLLGLEGGYHLDSLAQAVVATLSACEFPVPN, from the coding sequence ATGGTTGCGGTCATTTACAGCGATGCTTATCTCCAGCATCAGGTTCCTTACGGCCACCCGGAACGTCCCGCTCGTTTGACGGCGATTGTGAACGCATTGCAAGCCGTTCCCTGGCGACAGCACATTCGCTGGTTGTCCCCCCATGCCCAACGCCCGGTGGAGGAATACCTGCGTTGGGTGCATACCGAAACGTACTTAGAACGGTTGGGAGAAATTTGCGCCCAAGGGGGCGGGCACCTGGATGGGGATACGCCCGTCAGCCCGGAGAGTGACCGGATTGCCCGTTTAGCCCTCTGCGGCTGGATGGATGGGGTGGATTGGGTGCTGGCTCAGGGTGAAACGGGTTTTGTTTGCGCCCGTCCGCCGGGACATCACGCCTTGCCGGACAATGGCATGGGGTTTTGTATCTTTGGTAATGCGGCCATTAGTGCGTTGTATGCGCTCAAGGTGCATAATTTACAACGGGTGGCGATTTTGGACTGGGATGTGCATCACGGCAATGGCACCCAGGCGATGGTCGAAACCAACCCCCACATCGCCTTTTGTTCCCTGCACCAAGAGCATTTTTACCCCGGCACCGGGCGACCTGAAGAACGGGGTTGTTGTAACAATATATTAAATTTACCCGTCCCGGCGCACCGTGAATATAGCTTTTATGAACAATTATTGCAAACCCAGGTTTTGCCCTTTTTGCGTACATTTGCCCCCCAATTACTGATTATCAGTGCGGGCTACGATGCCCTCGCCAGCGACCCCTTGGCGCAGATGAACCTACAACCGGCGGATTACGCCCAGATGACCCGGATGCTGCAAACCTTGAATTGCCCCCTGCTTTTGGGTCTGGAAGGGGGATACCATCTGGATAGCCTCGCCCAGGCGGTGGTCGCCACCCTGTCCGCTTGTGAATTTCCCGTACCAAACTGA
- the apcB gene encoding allophycocyanin subunit beta, translated as MQDAITAVINSADVQGKYLDSSALDRLKKYFQTGELRVRAAATIAANAATIIKEAVAKSLLYSDITRPGGNMYTTRRYAACIRDLDYYLRYATYAMLAGDASILDERVLNGLKETYNSLGVPIGATIQSIQSMKDVTAGLVGPDAGKEMAVYFDYICSGLS; from the coding sequence ATGCAAGATGCAATTACGGCTGTGATCAACTCTGCGGACGTGCAGGGGAAATATCTCGATAGCAGTGCCCTGGATCGCCTGAAAAAGTACTTCCAAACCGGCGAACTGCGGGTGCGGGCGGCGGCGACCATTGCGGCGAATGCGGCCACGATTATCAAAGAAGCGGTGGCCAAGTCTCTGCTGTACTCCGACATCACCCGTCCCGGTGGCAATATGTACACCACCCGGCGCTATGCGGCCTGTATTCGGGATTTGGACTACTACCTGCGCTATGCGACCTACGCCATGTTGGCGGGGGATGCCTCCATCCTGGATGAGCGGGTGTTGAATGGGTTGAAAGAGACCTACAACTCCCTGGGGGTGCCGATTGGGGCGACCATCCAATCCATCCAATCCATGAAGGATGTGACCGCCGGTCTGGTCGGCCCGGATGCGGGTAAGGAAATGGCGGTGTACTTTGATTACATCTGTTCTGGTTTGAGCTAA
- a CDS encoding alkene reductase — translation MADQLLSSHILGDLPLKNRVVMAPLTRSRAGVERLPNDLMAEYYQQRAGAGLIITEATVISPQGIGWLNTPGIYTDAQMTAWAKIVAAVPTPMFVQLWHCGRASHPDFHAGALPVAPSALGISGDGIYTPQGKQPYVVPRALETAEIPLIVQDYYHAAKRAQSAGFAGIEIHGANGYLIDTFLQSKTNQRLDEYGGNAANRLRFLREIVEAVLTVFPAQRVGVRLSPNGVFNDMGSPDFRENFCYYAQELNQHHLGYLHIMDGLAFGFHGLGEAMQLKEFRLLFAGAIMGNCGYTQATAEQVIADGSADLIAFGRDWISNPDLVARFIHGWPLNPPAETQAWYSFGAEGYIDFPTYQERDSVPV, via the coding sequence ATGGCTGACCAACTGTTGAGTTCTCATATTTTGGGCGACCTCCCCCTGAAAAATCGGGTAGTCATGGCGCCGCTAACCCGTTCCCGGGCGGGGGTGGAGCGGTTGCCCAATGATTTAATGGCGGAGTACTACCAGCAACGGGCGGGAGCTGGGTTGATCATCACCGAAGCAACGGTGATTTCCCCCCAGGGGATTGGCTGGTTGAATACCCCCGGTATTTACACCGATGCCCAAATGACCGCCTGGGCGAAGATTGTGGCGGCGGTGCCCACGCCGATGTTTGTACAATTATGGCACTGTGGACGGGCTTCCCACCCGGATTTTCACGCTGGAGCCTTGCCGGTGGCACCCTCGGCGCTGGGAATTTCGGGGGATGGGATTTACACCCCCCAGGGCAAGCAACCCTACGTCGTGCCCCGTGCCCTGGAAACCGCTGAAATTCCCCTCATCGTCCAGGACTATTATCATGCCGCTAAACGGGCACAATCAGCGGGATTTGCGGGGATAGAAATTCACGGAGCCAATGGTTATTTAATTGATACATTTTTGCAATCCAAAACCAACCAACGCCTGGATGAATATGGGGGTAATGCGGCCAACCGGTTGCGGTTTTTACGGGAAATTGTGGAGGCAGTTTTAACAGTATTTCCTGCCCAAAGGGTGGGGGTGCGCCTATCGCCCAATGGGGTATTTAATGACATGGGTTCCCCGGATTTTCGGGAGAATTTTTGCTACTATGCCCAGGAGTTAAACCAGCACCATTTGGGCTATTTACACATCATGGATGGCTTGGCCTTTGGGTTTCACGGGTTGGGGGAAGCGATGCAACTTAAGGAATTTCGGTTACTATTCGCCGGGGCAATCATGGGCAATTGCGGTTATACCCAGGCTACGGCAGAGCAAGTGATTGCTGATGGGTCTGCGGATTTGATTGCCTTTGGCCGGGATTGGATTAGCAACCCGGATTTGGTGGCACGATTTATCCACGGTTGGCCGCTGAATCCCCCGGCAGAAACTCAGGCTTGGTATAGTTTTGGCGCCGAGGGATATATTGATTTCCCCACCTATCAAGAGCGTGATTCTGTACCTGTTTAA